In the genome of Helicovermis profundi, the window TAAGTAGAGCATTAAATGCACCTTGTGAAAGCATATGAACCTCATCAATTATGTAAACTTTATACTTTGCTTTTGATGGTGGATATTTAATATTTTCCCTAAGTTCTCTTATATTATCGACGCCATTATTTGAGGCTGCATCAATCTCAATAACATCCATAAGTGTTTCATTTAATATACCCTGGCATATATCACATTTGTTGCATGGATTAAAATCCGTAGAATTTATACAATTAATAGCCCTTGAAAAGACTCTTGCTATTGTTGTTTTACCAGTTCCTCTAGTTCCATTAAAAAGATATGCATGTCCTATTTGATTATTTTTAATTTGATTTTTTAAAGTATCTACAATATGTTTTTGACCAATAATTTCCTCAAAAATATTTGGTCTCCACTTTCTATATAATGCTGTATATGCCATATACTCCACCTTTCTAAATTATTCCTCATCAATTATATCATATAATAAACTTGCATTTTTATTAAATATTTTATTTATTATTTTTACAATTTTAGGATTAAACTGAGTTCCACTATTCCTATTTATTTCATCTATTGCCCATTTTAAATCCTTTTTAGAAGAATACAGCCTATTACTAGTTATTGCATCTATAGCATCCGAAAGACCTATAATACAAGGTATAATAGTAGTTCTATCAAAAGTTTTCATTTTAGGATAACCTTTTTTATCATATCTTAAATGATGAAGCAAAACTCCTTCAATTATTCCTTTACTCATTTCTATTGGTTTAATAATCCTAAATCCTATTTCAGAATGTTTTTTTATTTCGTTGTATTCATAATCTGTTAATTTTCCCTCTTTAGTTAAAATTTTATCTTCGATTCCAATTTTACCTATATCATGCAATATTCCTGAAATTTCTACTTCTTCAATTTCTACATCACTAAATCCCATCTCTTTTGCAATAAGTACTGCAATTTTTGAAACTCTTATTGAATGCCCCTCTGTATATGAATCTTTTGCCTCCACTGCAGTTATTAAAACTTTTATGGTATTAAAATAGTTATTTTTAAGTTCATTATATAATCCTATTTTTTCTATTGCAATTGAAGCATGACGTGCAAAGGCTTTAAGTAAATCAATATCTAAATCATCTATTTTATTTTCTACAGCTATTATTATAACACCTATAGCTTTATTATTATTTGATAAGGGGATATAAATAGCTTCTTTAATTTTATCAAATAAATTTTCTTTATCAAAAGTATAATCAACAAGCACATTTTTAAAATCCTTAACAACAACAATTTGATTTTTTTTAATTGCTTCTCCAGCAATATCTTTTTCCATAGATAAATCGCCTTTCTTTATAAACTCAGAAAATTCACCTGAATATGCTTTTAATTTTAATAGATTATTCTCTACTAATCTTATAGTGCAAATTCCTCTTCCTGAAAGCTTATTAATTCTCTCAACAATATTTGAAAGAAGTGTTTCTAAAGTGTTTGAATTAGTTAGTGATGTCATTACCTCTCTAATGAACTGTAATTCTTTTTTTCTTTTAACAACCTTAACTTTTAAATATTTTTCCTCGTCCACTATTTCAGAATCATATAATTCTTCAAGTCCTAAAGTAAAATCCTTACTTTCACTAAAAACTTTATATTTTAATTCCTCTAAACTTATATTTTTTTTCAATTCATCAATATTATTTTTTATATTATTTGCACTTTTCCCTTTCTCTTTTAATTCATTAACTAGAAATTTATATTCCTCATCTATTTCTAATTCTTTGTAATAAATATCCTGTAATTTATAAATTAATTTATTAAAACTTTCATATATATAAGTAAAATATCTGTGTTTTTTAAAATTAATTTTATAAACCATATCACCATTTAATATTTTATCAATTTGAGCTATAACTCTATCAATTGGGAAAAATAATATTTTAAAAAAAGATGCAATAACTAGCAAATAAGTAATAATTGCTATAACAATTGATACCTTAAAAACATATAAAAATTGATTTATTCTACTTAAATTAAAATCCGCTTTCTGCGATACAAAAAAATTTATTTTATTTTCATTATCATAAATATTTACATCATATTCTTTTAACTTAACGTTATATCTAATATCATTAAAAAAATTATTATTTTTTGTATTACCTTCTTTGATAATCTCATTTCCACTAATAACAAGACTAATTGATTCTAAATCATTTGAAAAATATTGATTTATTTTATCTTCAATATCAGTAACTAACAAATCAATAGCAATATATATACCTTCAACATTTGTTTTTTTGTATAAAGATAATACCCTATTATTATTTTTGTCAAAATGAATAGATGCTAATTTTCCATTTTCAATAATTCCAATAGTTT includes:
- a CDS encoding HD-GYP domain-containing protein; protein product: MEYKELIKKRIFMKILILLVLPNIIFGAVFYNKMYISRTNNLLTLNRNNTEMKYNNFLNWYKGKTNILELISKISFYEKYDDYIKLSKLVVYSNENISIKEKIYLVDKNKTIGIIENGKLASIHFDKNNNRVLSLYKKTNVEGIYIAIDLLVTDIEDKINQYFSNDLESISLVISGNEIIKEGNTKNNNFFNDIRYNVKLKEYDVNIYDNENKINFFVSQKADFNLSRINQFLYVFKVSIVIAIITYLLVIASFFKILFFPIDRVIAQIDKILNGDMVYKINFKKHRYFTYIYESFNKLIYKLQDIYYKELEIDEEYKFLVNELKEKGKSANNIKNNIDELKKNISLEELKYKVFSESKDFTLGLEELYDSEIVDEEKYLKVKVVKRKKELQFIREVMTSLTNSNTLETLLSNIVERINKLSGRGICTIRLVENNLLKLKAYSGEFSEFIKKGDLSMEKDIAGEAIKKNQIVVVKDFKNVLVDYTFDKENLFDKIKEAIYIPLSNNNKAIGVIIIAVENKIDDLDIDLLKAFARHASIAIEKIGLYNELKNNYFNTIKVLITAVEAKDSYTEGHSIRVSKIAVLIAKEMGFSDVEIEEVEISGILHDIGKIGIEDKILTKEGKLTDYEYNEIKKHSEIGFRIIKPIEMSKGIIEGVLLHHLRYDKKGYPKMKTFDRTTIIPCIIGLSDAIDAITSNRLYSSKKDLKWAIDEINRNSGTQFNPKIVKIINKIFNKNASLLYDIIDEE